Proteins encoded by one window of Gouania willdenowi chromosome 4, fGouWil2.1, whole genome shotgun sequence:
- the LOC114462602 gene encoding protein psiD-like, producing the protein MKLILSVILLWTVFSTAEGISCRHCTNEDDLLCSFSSVQTCSDSDICLTAYITDDSANQRIYRNCAPASLCPDAVANSISMNLGPKHVYANVSCCSTDQCNTNELDYPNVPAKNTLRCLGCVPNTVDCSSPVECRGEEDTCIEAIVVKQGVPTTFNGCGTANVCDATDFMNNLPFLEDIGSVFSPSTCIFATPTTTTAEPTTTTTSIPTTTKMPTPIATTEDTTIEPTTLPCPSNLTLQEYLENSTALLRQLHRLSCQIKKKITKPHALSLINLHQHLILYQTKLMEQQMALANHHDYNVPLICQQNMVLSHHQLLLHQIHQHLPPQLYIPQLFNQQQLVYQLQQQLQQYQQGLMLHLYNYPLHNYNLHSMFPTE; encoded by the exons ATGAAGCTGATCCTCTCAGTGATTCTTCTCTGGACTGTCTTCAGCACAG CTGAAGGAATCAGCTGTCGGCATTGCACTAATGAGGATGATCTGCTATGCAGTTTTTCCTCTGTACAAACCTGTTCCGATTCGGACATATGTTTGACAGCATACATCACTG ATGACAGTGCAAACCAAAGAATCTACAGGAACTGTGCGCCTGCTAGTTTGTGTCCAGACGCCGTCGCTAATTCAATCTCCATGAACTTGGGCCCCAAACACGTCTATGCAAATGTCAGTTGTTGCTCCACTGATCAATGCAACACAAACGAGTTAGATT ACCCCAACGTCCCAGCCAAAAACACTCTACGTTGCCTTGGTTGTGTGCCCAACACTGTGGACTGTAGTTCACCAGTTGAATGCAGAGGAGAGGAAGACACCTGCATCGAAGCAATTG TTGTCAAACAGGGAGTTCCAACGACATTTAATGGCTGTGGAACTGCAAACGTGTGTGATGCCACTGATTTTATGAATAACCTGCCGTTCCTGGAGGATATTGGATCAGTCTTTTCACCGTCAACCTGTATATTTGCCACGCCAACAACAACTACTGCTgagccaacaacaacaacaacgtctatcccaacaacaacaaaaatgcctaCGCCAATAGCAACCACAGAAGATACCACAATCGAACCAACTACTTTACCATGTCCCTCAAATTTGACACTTCAAGAATATTTGGAGAATAGTACAGCACTACTGCGCCAATTGCACCGACTGTcatgtcaaattaaaaaaaagattacaaagCCACATGCACTGTCGCTGATAAATCTTCACCAACACCTGATTTTGTACCAAACTAAACTGATGGAGCAACAAATGGCACTAGCCAATCACCACGACTACAATGTCCCACTAATCTGCCAACAGAATATGGTTCTCAGCCACCACCAGCTGCTACTGCACCAAATTCACCAGCACCTTCCACCCCAGTTGTACATCCCTCAGCTCTTCAATCAACAACAACTGGTCTACCAACTCCAACAACAGCTCCAACAGTACCAACAGGGGCTGATGCTACACTTGTACAATTACCCACTCCATAATTATAACCTCCACTCAATGTTCCCCACCGAGTAA